A part of Cystobacter ferrugineus genomic DNA contains:
- a CDS encoding VWA domain-containing protein — MRALSGWWMVGLLLGSWPGHVLAEQPVRTTEKPVAEDAGSAGWNEVTHRVEARISGEVVDLTVLRTFHNPSRHFLEQEEFLELPRGGSVNGFAFEAQGRWTDGVLLDAKQARDRYKALRHEGPAAPLPVAWLSGSGGWMMLRMLNVPPRGSVTVRYTLRTRLGYAEGRRTFSYPLSINEDAPRPSLTVVPPHTGSTPRIVQAKGALEVSWAPERPTRVEARAGQVALGSGALGFIQIQAPPRLSPVPVRARVVFVVDASHSVGPEGITQQLAVASAYLQQLPDATAEVVVFRRAAERLFGRFIPASDWKDTLAAVPPARLAPGNGSHLDEGLRLAQRVLATGDGPARVLALSDGHVRQAYEAVPPAPVTSASDAAVHLLLLDDILSPTFPSMTLTKPPVRGACGEWKLLPREGPPSSKELESLVRPVRWDNLRLENAQGHPMRDVPTLSEGQGHDVWMWLPETTPLPLTLRGEAWRCPVSVRVDVDPALSADLGRHSYATLPPAPPPGADDGPVEKARRRLATAGDWVSEDRSFLALPPGAGPSSARKLAMEDPIEEGGMGSGVISGLLCCETGSLEMPMPGVDPRELDAELERLLRAAITACPRGSKPLQVQVESTRDEIIDVRVVGAASPGEEACVREAAWALRLGVSFKGDTTPLRQVTLRP; from the coding sequence ATGCGCGCCCTCTCAGGCTGGTGGATGGTTGGTCTGCTCCTCGGTTCATGGCCAGGGCACGTCCTGGCCGAGCAACCGGTACGAACCACGGAGAAACCCGTGGCCGAGGACGCGGGCTCCGCGGGCTGGAACGAGGTGACGCACCGAGTGGAGGCGCGGATCTCGGGAGAGGTGGTGGACCTCACCGTCCTGCGCACCTTCCACAACCCGAGCCGGCACTTCCTCGAACAAGAGGAGTTCCTCGAGTTGCCCCGGGGTGGCTCGGTGAATGGCTTCGCGTTCGAGGCCCAGGGGCGATGGACGGACGGCGTCCTGCTCGACGCGAAGCAAGCACGGGACCGCTACAAAGCCCTGCGGCACGAGGGCCCCGCCGCGCCCCTCCCGGTCGCCTGGCTCTCGGGCTCGGGTGGATGGATGATGCTGCGGATGTTGAACGTGCCACCGCGCGGCTCGGTGACGGTGCGCTACACCCTCCGGACGCGGCTGGGCTACGCCGAGGGGCGGAGAACCTTCTCCTATCCCCTCTCCATCAACGAAGACGCCCCGCGCCCCTCGCTCACGGTGGTGCCTCCCCACACCGGGTCTACTCCGCGCATCGTCCAAGCCAAGGGCGCGCTCGAGGTGTCCTGGGCTCCCGAGCGTCCCACCCGGGTCGAGGCACGCGCGGGCCAGGTCGCGCTGGGCTCGGGCGCCCTGGGCTTCATCCAGATTCAAGCGCCCCCGCGCCTGTCTCCGGTGCCCGTGCGCGCGCGCGTCGTCTTCGTGGTGGATGCCTCGCACAGCGTGGGCCCCGAGGGCATCACCCAACAACTCGCCGTCGCCAGCGCCTACCTTCAGCAACTGCCCGACGCCACGGCCGAGGTGGTGGTGTTCCGCCGCGCCGCCGAGCGTCTCTTCGGCCGATTCATTCCCGCCTCGGACTGGAAGGACACGCTCGCCGCCGTTCCCCCGGCGCGGCTCGCGCCAGGCAACGGCTCGCATCTGGACGAAGGGCTGCGGCTCGCCCAGCGGGTGCTCGCGACCGGAGATGGACCCGCGCGCGTCCTGGCGCTCTCGGATGGCCATGTTCGTCAGGCGTATGAGGCCGTGCCACCCGCTCCCGTCACGTCGGCGTCCGACGCCGCCGTCCACCTGCTGTTGCTCGACGACATCCTCTCCCCGACTTTCCCCAGCATGACGCTGACGAAGCCGCCCGTGCGAGGCGCGTGTGGGGAATGGAAGCTCCTGCCGCGAGAGGGGCCTCCCTCCTCGAAGGAGTTGGAATCGCTCGTGCGGCCCGTGCGGTGGGACAATCTCCGCCTCGAGAACGCACAGGGCCACCCCATGAGGGACGTGCCGACGCTGTCCGAGGGGCAAGGACATGACGTCTGGATGTGGCTCCCCGAAACCACGCCACTCCCCCTGACGCTGCGTGGAGAAGCATGGCGGTGTCCCGTGTCCGTTCGGGTGGACGTCGACCCGGCGCTCTCCGCGGATCTCGGCCGCCACTCGTACGCCACGCTCCCCCCGGCGCCCCCGCCTGGAGCCGACGATGGGCCCGTCGAGAAGGCACGTCGGCGGCTCGCGACGGCCGGGGATTGGGTGTCCGAGGACCGCTCCTTCCTGGCGCTCCCACCCGGGGCCGGCCCCTCTTCCGCCCGGAAGCTTGCGATGGAGGACCCGATCGAGGAGGGGGGCATGGGCTCGGGGGTCATATCGGGACTCCTCTGTTGCGAGACAGGGTCGCTCGAGATGCCGATGCCTGGCGTGGACCCGCGAGAACTCGACGCGGAGCTGGAGCGGCTGCTCCGGGCGGCCATCACCGCATGCCCTCGCGGAAGCAAGCCCCTCCAGGTCCAGGTGGAGAGCACGAGAGATGAGATCATCGACGTGCGGGTGGTGGGCGCGGCGTCCCCCGGCGAGGAAGCATGTGTGCGCGAGGCCGCCTGGGCGCTCCGTCTGGGCGTGAGCTTCAAGGGCGATACGACGCCGTTGCGCCAGGTGACCCTGCGTCCGTAG
- a CDS encoding serine hydrolase domain-containing protein produces the protein MKALPLLMLLLGLPAGAFPRVPLCERPMVLAQTSTRPFSEELAREFDAFVRAELAREPHAGLAVGVLRGEQRWVGTYGQRDLAQGLPATPRTTWRMASLTKSFTAVAVMQLVERGLLDLDADIRTWVPSWPERRWPVTPRQLLGHLGGVTNYGRLGPTQDTGPLDTAGAVALVAGYELEAEPGTRFLYSTWAYNLLGAAIEAASGQPYGEYMREHVFGPAGMVHAALDDRRTRDEHHAAGYRLRDGRLVPSKKVDVSGRFAGGGTRGSIEDLLGFGQALLDYRLVSRESTGEMQRSMSTRDGRLTDYGMGFATWPLRGHYVVAHSGAQPETSTLLLLLPGEDVAIALTSNVEGQAALLKRIAYGLIARLLEGEEHRLNARLRDSVDALVNEGLSRVFGYGLAYHHWAAHGPGTLPEAAGLPDAFARVTRLLDRTTIAREPATARARILAAHEPRGDELFIQVGAHMARTLEEALGAEALRGYSSRGPLAFFNDYLAVCETRGCPEPLRFDESLRAELRRLTP, from the coding sequence GTGAAGGCGTTGCCGCTGCTGATGCTCCTGCTCGGCCTCCCGGCCGGGGCCTTTCCCCGCGTGCCCCTGTGCGAGCGGCCCATGGTACTGGCCCAGACCAGCACGAGGCCCTTCTCCGAGGAGCTGGCGCGGGAGTTCGACGCGTTCGTCCGCGCGGAGCTGGCGCGGGAGCCGCACGCGGGGCTCGCCGTGGGGGTGCTGCGGGGTGAGCAGCGCTGGGTGGGCACCTATGGCCAACGGGACCTGGCCCAGGGCCTGCCGGCGACACCGAGGACCACGTGGCGCATGGCGTCACTCACCAAGTCCTTCACGGCCGTGGCGGTGATGCAGCTCGTGGAGCGGGGACTGCTCGACCTGGATGCCGACATCCGCACGTGGGTGCCCTCCTGGCCCGAGCGGCGCTGGCCGGTGACGCCCCGGCAACTGCTCGGACACCTGGGCGGGGTGACGAACTACGGCCGCCTCGGCCCGACCCAGGACACCGGGCCGCTCGACACGGCGGGAGCGGTGGCGCTGGTGGCGGGCTATGAGCTGGAGGCCGAACCGGGCACCCGCTTCCTCTACAGCACCTGGGCCTACAACCTGCTGGGCGCCGCCATCGAGGCCGCCTCGGGCCAGCCCTATGGCGAGTACATGCGGGAGCACGTCTTCGGCCCCGCCGGCATGGTGCACGCGGCACTGGATGATCGCCGCACGCGCGACGAGCACCACGCGGCGGGCTACCGGCTCCGGGACGGGCGGCTCGTGCCTTCCAAGAAGGTCGACGTGTCGGGCCGGTTCGCCGGAGGCGGCACCCGCGGCTCCATCGAGGACCTGCTCGGCTTCGGGCAGGCGCTGCTCGACTACCGGCTGGTGTCGCGCGAGAGCACGGGGGAGATGCAGCGCTCGATGAGCACGCGGGACGGGCGGCTCACCGACTACGGCATGGGCTTCGCGACCTGGCCGCTCCGGGGCCACTACGTGGTGGCCCACTCGGGAGCGCAGCCGGAGACCTCGACGCTGCTGCTGCTCCTGCCAGGGGAGGACGTGGCCATCGCGCTCACGAGCAACGTGGAGGGTCAGGCCGCGCTGCTCAAGCGCATCGCGTACGGGCTCATCGCGCGGCTGCTCGAGGGAGAGGAGCACCGGCTGAACGCCCGCCTGCGCGACTCCGTGGACGCGCTGGTGAACGAGGGACTGAGCCGGGTCTTCGGCTACGGGCTCGCGTACCACCACTGGGCGGCGCACGGACCCGGGACGCTCCCCGAGGCGGCTGGACTCCCGGATGCCTTCGCGCGGGTGACGCGGCTGCTGGATCGGACCACCATCGCCCGGGAACCCGCCACGGCCCGGGCGCGCATCCTCGCCGCCCACGAGCCCCGCGGGGACGAGCTCTTCATCCAGGTGGGGGCCCACATGGCACGCACCCTGGAAGAGGCGCTCGGAGCCGAGGCGCTGCGCGGCTATTCGTCGCGTGGCCCGCTCGCCTTCTTCAACGACTACCTGGCCGTGTGCGAGACCCGGGGCTGCCCCGAGCCCCTGCGCTTCGACGAGTCCTTACGCGCGGAGCTGCGCCGCCTCACGCCCTGA
- a CDS encoding VOC family protein: MSTRPFRILGLQQVAIGGADKAPLRKLWVDLLGLAPHGTYRSERENVDEDIVVAGAGPFRVEVDLMQPVDPNGKPRVHDPALNHLGLWVDDLRAAVTWLEGQGVRFAPGGIRKGAAGFDVTFIHPKGNEQFPLGGEGVLIELVQAPAEVISAFDALAKGASAH; the protein is encoded by the coding sequence ATGAGCACACGACCGTTTCGTATCCTGGGCCTCCAGCAGGTGGCCATCGGTGGGGCCGACAAGGCGCCCCTGCGCAAGCTCTGGGTGGACCTGTTGGGGCTCGCGCCCCATGGCACCTACCGCAGCGAGCGCGAGAACGTGGACGAGGACATCGTCGTCGCGGGCGCCGGCCCCTTCCGGGTCGAGGTGGATCTGATGCAGCCGGTGGATCCCAATGGCAAGCCGCGCGTGCATGATCCCGCCCTCAACCACCTGGGCCTGTGGGTGGATGATCTGCGCGCGGCCGTGACCTGGCTCGAGGGGCAGGGCGTGCGCTTCGCCCCCGGGGGCATCCGCAAGGGCGCGGCCGGCTTCGACGTGACCTTCATCCACCCCAAGGGCAACGAGCAGTTCCCCCTCGGCGGCGAGGGCGTGCTCATCGAGCTGGTGCAGGCCCCCGCCGAGGTCATCTCCGCGTTCGACGCGCTCGCCAAGGGCGCCTCGGCGCATTGA
- a CDS encoding DUF2845 domain-containing protein: protein MRALLLTLTVSTALLLPARGEAATLRCGNQLASDGASKSDVLMRCGEPMAKESRTETVGERTRTRNEQGSTTQQHTVQKTIEEWTYNFGPSRLMQVAVFENGRLVDVRSGGYGR from the coding sequence ATGCGCGCCCTCTTACTGACCCTGACTGTCTCCACCGCCCTCCTGCTCCCCGCCCGGGGTGAAGCGGCCACGCTGCGCTGCGGCAACCAACTGGCCTCGGATGGGGCCTCCAAGTCGGATGTCCTGATGCGGTGCGGAGAGCCGATGGCCAAGGAGAGCCGCACGGAGACCGTGGGAGAGAGGACGCGCACCCGGAACGAACAGGGCAGCACCACCCAGCAGCACACCGTGCAGAAGACGATCGAGGAGTGGACGTACAACTTCGGCCCCTCGCGCCTGATGCAGGTGGCGGTGTTCGAGAATGGCCGGCTCGTCGACGTGCGCAGCGGCGGCTACGGCCGCTAG
- a CDS encoding LysR family transcriptional regulator translates to MFTRLDPRRLETFRVVATTGQVSAASRLLHLSQPAVTAQVRQLERECGRPLLVRTARGVRPNEAGRVLLEYAQRLHHLLEEAATAVAGEEEVGGELVLAASTTLASYVVPDLLASFLRVHRGVQVRLEVGNTEQVLAWVGEERVPLGLVEGHARAARIRLEHYLDDELIPVVAARAPAELMRVRTGKDLHDVPLLWRESGSGSRAVLERALRQAGVRRGPQTGDLQLGSTEAIKGAVAAGLGVGFLSRWSIQDELASGRLRTLPIPDLRVKRAFSWVLPVDAPSGIAGRFLRHARAVPPLPSAP, encoded by the coding sequence CTGTTCACGCGTCTGGATCCCCGCCGGCTCGAGACCTTCCGGGTGGTGGCCACGACGGGGCAGGTGTCCGCGGCCTCGCGGCTGCTGCACCTGTCGCAGCCGGCCGTCACCGCGCAGGTGCGCCAGCTCGAGCGCGAGTGTGGCCGGCCCCTGCTGGTGCGCACCGCGCGGGGCGTGCGGCCCAACGAGGCGGGCCGGGTGCTGCTGGAGTACGCGCAGCGGCTGCACCACCTGCTGGAAGAAGCCGCGACGGCGGTGGCGGGCGAGGAGGAAGTGGGGGGTGAGCTGGTACTGGCGGCGAGCACCACCCTGGCCAGCTACGTGGTGCCGGATCTGCTGGCCTCGTTCCTGCGCGTCCACCGGGGCGTGCAGGTGCGGCTGGAGGTGGGCAACACCGAGCAGGTACTGGCCTGGGTAGGCGAGGAGCGGGTGCCGCTGGGGCTGGTGGAAGGACATGCCCGCGCGGCCCGCATCCGCCTGGAGCACTACCTGGACGACGAGCTCATCCCCGTGGTCGCCGCCCGCGCCCCCGCGGAGCTCATGCGCGTGCGCACCGGGAAGGATCTCCATGACGTTCCCCTGCTCTGGCGCGAATCCGGCTCGGGCTCCCGTGCCGTGCTGGAGCGGGCCCTGCGCCAGGCGGGAGTGCGCCGGGGACCCCAGACGGGGGATCTCCAACTGGGCAGCACCGAGGCCATCAAGGGCGCGGTGGCGGCGGGCCTGGGCGTGGGCTTCCTCTCGCGATGGAGCATCCAGGACGAGCTGGCCTCGGGCCGCCTGAGGACCTTGCCGATCCCCGACCTGCGGGTGAAGCGGGCGTTCTCGTGGGTGCTGCCGGTGGATGCGCCCTCGGGTATCGCCGGTCGGTTCCTGCGCCATGCCCGCGCCGTGCCTCCGTTGCCGAGCGCTCCCTGA
- a CDS encoding YeiH family protein has product MAAPRRGAAHVLIPLGAALCVLPFVSAGLALLAGLGLALLPGNPHVDFTRKVTHPLLSLAVVGLGAGMDLREVLAVGAQGALSTVVSIGVCLLLGTWLARVLGVQRETGLLISIGTAICGGSAIAAVVPVLRPREQEVSVALGTVFLLNAVALFVFPPLGHALGLDAHQFGLWSALAIHDTSSVVGAALRYAPEALDVAAPVKLARALWIVPLTLALGAWRNRRDRMASQGGQARKPWFILGFLATAALVTWVPALRPAGLVLAGLSRRALVLTLFLIGANLTRSAVQAVGARPLAQGVLLWVCMASASLGALVLHLIG; this is encoded by the coding sequence ATGGCCGCTCCTCGCCGCGGTGCCGCGCACGTGTTGATTCCCCTCGGGGCCGCGCTCTGCGTCCTGCCCTTCGTCTCCGCGGGGCTCGCGCTGCTCGCGGGGCTCGGGTTGGCCCTGCTGCCAGGCAATCCCCACGTGGACTTCACCCGGAAGGTGACCCACCCGCTCCTGTCGCTCGCGGTGGTGGGGCTGGGCGCCGGCATGGATCTGCGCGAGGTGCTGGCGGTGGGCGCTCAGGGCGCGCTCTCCACGGTGGTGAGCATCGGGGTGTGTCTGTTGCTGGGCACGTGGCTGGCGCGCGTGCTGGGTGTCCAACGCGAGACGGGGCTGCTCATCAGCATCGGCACGGCCATCTGCGGGGGCAGCGCCATCGCCGCCGTGGTGCCCGTGCTCCGGCCCCGGGAGCAGGAGGTCTCCGTGGCGCTCGGGACGGTGTTCCTGCTCAACGCCGTGGCGCTCTTCGTCTTTCCCCCGCTGGGACACGCCTTGGGGCTCGATGCCCATCAGTTCGGCCTGTGGAGCGCGCTGGCCATCCACGACACGAGTTCCGTGGTGGGCGCGGCCCTGCGCTATGCCCCCGAGGCACTGGACGTGGCCGCACCGGTGAAGCTGGCCCGGGCGCTATGGATCGTCCCGCTCACCCTGGCGCTGGGCGCGTGGCGCAACCGCCGGGACAGGATGGCGTCCCAGGGGGGACAGGCGCGCAAGCCCTGGTTCATCCTCGGCTTCCTCGCCACGGCGGCGCTCGTCACCTGGGTTCCCGCCCTGCGTCCCGCGGGGCTCGTGCTGGCCGGCCTGTCGCGGCGGGCCCTCGTGCTGACGCTGTTCCTCATTGGCGCCAACCTCACCCGGAGCGCCGTCCAGGCCGTGGGCGCGCGGCCCCTCGCCCAGGGCGTCCTCTTGTGGGTGTGCATGGCCAGCGCGAGCCTCGGCGCCCTCGTGCTGCACCTCATCGGATGA
- a CDS encoding L-serine ammonia-lyase, with translation MSLSVFDMFSIGIGPSSSHTVGPMRAARQFVEAVAQEAGGLDGVDSVKVELFGSLGHTGKGHGSDVAVILGLEGERPEEVDCDAVPARISGVVEGARLKLLGQQPVKFKPSEDIVFHKRQSLPRHPNGMRFTAGLSRRGESITRSYYSVGGGFVVNDDGTAAAAGSVREARLPYPFTTGAELLALCQQHGLSISTLMLENEKALRSEAQVRAGLLRIWEVMQACVKRGCEREGLLPGGLKVKRRAAAIHRKLKGDMRGADPLMAMDWVNLYALAVNEENAAGGRVVTAPTNGAAGIVPAVMHYYRRFVPNADDEGAIRFLLTAGAIGMLYKLNASISGAEVGCQGEVGVACSMAAAALAEVMGGTPEQVENAAEIGMEHNLGLTCDPIGGLVQVPCIERNAMGSIKAINAARLALQGDGKHKVSLDKVIKTMRQTGADMMTKYKETARGGLAVNIIEC, from the coding sequence GTGTCACTCAGTGTGTTCGACATGTTCAGCATTGGTATTGGTCCCTCGAGTTCCCACACCGTGGGGCCGATGCGTGCGGCACGTCAGTTCGTGGAGGCCGTCGCGCAAGAGGCCGGAGGCCTGGACGGAGTCGACTCCGTGAAGGTGGAGCTCTTCGGCTCGCTGGGGCACACCGGCAAGGGTCACGGCAGTGACGTCGCGGTCATCCTCGGGCTGGAGGGGGAGCGCCCCGAGGAGGTCGACTGCGACGCCGTCCCCGCTCGCATCTCCGGCGTGGTGGAGGGTGCGCGGTTGAAGCTGCTCGGCCAGCAGCCGGTGAAGTTCAAACCCTCCGAGGACATCGTCTTCCACAAGCGACAATCCCTGCCGCGCCACCCCAATGGGATGCGCTTCACCGCGGGACTCTCCCGGCGCGGCGAGTCCATCACCCGCTCCTACTATTCGGTGGGCGGGGGCTTCGTCGTGAATGACGACGGCACCGCGGCCGCCGCGGGAAGCGTGCGCGAGGCGCGCCTGCCCTACCCCTTCACGACGGGCGCGGAGCTGCTCGCGCTCTGCCAGCAACACGGGCTGAGCATCAGCACGTTGATGTTGGAGAACGAGAAGGCGCTGCGCTCCGAGGCCCAGGTGCGCGCGGGGCTCCTGCGCATCTGGGAGGTCATGCAGGCGTGCGTCAAGCGCGGCTGCGAGCGCGAGGGCCTGCTGCCAGGCGGGCTCAAGGTGAAGCGCCGCGCGGCGGCCATCCACCGCAAGCTCAAGGGGGACATGCGCGGCGCGGATCCGCTCATGGCGATGGACTGGGTGAACCTCTACGCGCTCGCGGTGAACGAGGAGAACGCGGCGGGAGGGCGCGTGGTGACGGCGCCCACCAATGGCGCGGCGGGCATCGTGCCGGCGGTGATGCACTACTACCGGCGCTTCGTGCCGAACGCGGACGACGAGGGGGCCATCCGCTTCCTGCTCACCGCGGGAGCCATCGGCATGCTCTACAAGCTCAACGCCTCCATCTCCGGCGCCGAGGTGGGCTGTCAGGGAGAGGTCGGCGTGGCGTGCTCCATGGCGGCCGCGGCGCTCGCCGAGGTGATGGGCGGCACGCCCGAGCAGGTGGAGAACGCGGCGGAGATCGGCATGGAGCACAACCTGGGCCTCACGTGCGATCCCATCGGCGGGCTCGTCCAGGTGCCCTGCATCGAGCGCAACGCCATGGGCTCCATCAAGGCCATCAACGCCGCGCGGCTGGCGCTCCAGGGAGATGGCAAGCACAAGGTCTCCCTCGACAAGGTCATCAAGACGATGCGCCAGACGGGCGCGGACATGATGACCAAGTACAAGGAGACCGCGCGCGGCGGCCTCGCCGTGAACATCATCGAGTGCTGA